tggggcatatggggctaattggaggcatatggggctaattagaggcatatgggggctaataggaggcatatgggggctaataggaggcatatgggggctagggctaattggaggcatatgggggctaattggaggtatatgggggctaattggaggcatatgggggcatttggaggcatatgggggctaattggaggcaaatgggggctaataagagccaTAATGGGGGCcaataggaggcatatggggctaattggaggcatatgggggctaattggaggcatatgggggctaataggaggcatatgggggctaataggaggcatatgggggctaataggaggcatatgggggctaattggaggcatatgggggctaattggaggcatatgggggctaataagaggcataatgggggctaattaggcataatgtgggctaatgaggcataatgggggctaatgaggcataatgggggctaatgaggcataatgggtctaataagaggaataatgggggctaatgaggcataagggctgatatgggggctaatgaggcataagggcttataatgggggctaatgaggcataagggctgatatgggggctaatgaggcataagggctgatatggaggtgataagaggcataatgggggctaataagaggaataaagggggctaatgaggcataagagctgatatgggggctgatatgagaggcataatgagggctaatgagaggcataatgtgtcatccacagatgcccccataacagtgtgtcttcacaGATCCACCtgtgcctgcgcactgacgagagacagaaagaaggggaaagaatccgtggaagcgagcagaggacggcaccgcagacgactgaatggcttcttttgtaagtaaattgctttattataaatgtatccctgcagaccgcaattctctcgtattttgtaatcttatttatatatacttattttgtttttgtccccccatttttgactgtggtatctttgtgcccccccccccccccccccccatactaaaTAGTTGCTTGCCGGGGCATaactagaaaatgatgggtgggGTGGATTGAAAGAACCATCAGGGAGGGTGGGTGGTGGTACTGCTTCTGGAAAAGAGAAGGTGTCTAAAGTGATGAACATGGAGAGAAATATTGCACAGGAGACACGGCTTAACTAGGCATTTTGTCATTTAGTAACACAAGTAAATTCTCCTTGCCCGACATTTGCTGTACATACTGTATACCGCCGTGATTGCATTAGAACGTGATGGCATGATGAAAAAAGATAATTGTATTAAAGGAAATTTCCATCAGATATTGGTAATGATCCAATGGTTTAATAACTGGGATGCGTAAACCCAGACTTATAGTAAATCCTGACTATACCCATCATCCGGTGAAAAAGATGAACGTGTTATCTGTGTGAAGGGATTGTCTGGTTTGGAAGACTCCTTTATACTGAGGTTAAACGCATAGACGCAATGGCagctaaattacaaaaaaaaagagaaacatCTTACGCCAGTCTACTCGGTGCGGGGCCTTCAGGCTGCTGTGATGAACCTCGCAGGTAAAAGTGTCGCCTTTCTGAATCTCTGTCTCCAGCATCACTAGAATCTGGTAAGACCAATCACCATTATGATAGGGCTCTGTAGACTGAACCAACTCGGTCTCCTCCTGGCCATTCCGGTACCATGTCACCTCAATCTCAGATGGGTAGAAGCCAAACACATTACATAACAGCATGTGCTGCTTTGTATGTGACTCTTCATACTGATTCATCAAGGATATTATGATCGATGGTTCGACTGGTAATGAATGCATTAAATAAAGTTCATGAATAATCTCATTAAATCAAGGAATAGTACATTTAATATTCATATCCTTCAACcagagaaagaaaagaaaaaaaacaagagcAGTAAATATAGTCCTCACCACCGAAGGGACCACCAAGATCTAcacatacactgtgtgcagaattattaggcaaatgagtattttgaccacatcatcctctttatgcatgttgtcttactccaagctgtataggctcgaaagcctactaccaattaagcatattaggtgatgtgcatctctgtaatgagaaggggtgtggtctaatgacatcaacaccctatatcaggtgtgcataattattaggcaacttcctttcctttggcaaaatgggtcaaaagaaggacttgacaggctcagaaaagtcaaaaatagtgagatatcttgcaaagcttctgaagcgtgatcatcgaacaatcaagcgtttcattcaaaatagtcaacagggtcgcaagaagcgtgtggaaaaaccaaggcgcaaaataactgcccatgaactgagaaaagtcaagcgtgcagctgccaagatgccacttgccaccagtttggccatatttcagagctgcaacatcactggagtgcccaaaagcacaaggtgtgcaatactcagagacatggccaaggtaagaaaggctgaaagacgaccaccactgaacaagacacacaagctgaaacgtcaagactgggccaagaaatatctcaagactgatttttctaaggttttatggactgatgaaatgagagtgagtcttgatgggccagatggatgggcccgtggctggattggtaaagggcagagagctccagtccgactcagacgccagcaaggtggaggtggagtactggtttgggctggtatcatcaaagatgagcttgtggggccttttcgggttgaggatggagtcaagctcaactcccagtcctactgccagtttctggaagacacctttttcaagcagtggtacaggaagaagtctgcatccttcaagaaaaacatgattttcatgcaggacaatgctccatcacacgcgtccaagtactccacagcgtggctggcaagaaagggtataaaa
The genomic region above belongs to Bufo bufo unplaced genomic scaffold, aBufBuf1.1, whole genome shotgun sequence and contains:
- the LOC120984122 gene encoding SLA class II histocompatibility antigen, DQ haplotype D beta chain-like, encoding MHSLPVEPSIIISLMNQYEESHTKQHMLLCNVFGFYPSEIEVTWYRNGQEETELVQSTEPYHNGDWSYQILVMLETEIQKGDTFTCEVHHSSLKAPHRVDWHPQSSDAAKNKMATGIVGFVLGVVFFTVGLVIYMRGRKGQTSFPGQQNERFLSQ